The window ACCCCGTCCAAGGGCAAGGACGATGACAGGCTGAAGTACACGGTGGCATAAACTAGCAATAAGATCTCATCtaagaaaattatttattttaatttatttaaataaaaaagtaaaagtataaacattttttcttttaattatttatgttaaaagtctatattttaatatctttctaaTATGACGCACAAAGTAATGCTTACTCAGGGATAGTATTTGTTTTTCGGAGAAAGTAGCATTATTATTTCTGCAAATAAAAGTTTAATGCAAACTTTAATGCTTTTACTGgctaaacaaataaacaagatGTTCTGAAAATACTTCTTCAGAATATTCTTCTCCATGAACCTGTACTATTCTTATGATAATAAGGAATATTATCTTAAAGGCTTAATTTTATTAGGAAATTGGAACTGgaattttttcaagaaattaaaaaactttaattCTGCGATAGTATCATTAGATATatcattaaaaaatagaatagaAATCAGATTTCTTGCAATTAGAAGAGACTATTTTTTAGGGTTTTCTAGGCCTATGATCATCTCCCTTCAGAATTTTACGATTCTTGGGTTGATGCAGCTTCTGCCAGGTGCAATGCCCTTTGAAACAAGTTCTATAAACTGATTGACAGCGATATTCAAGCTTGAAAGGGCCATCATCCGGAGGCCAGAGCACTAAACCCAAAAACTAAGTGGGCGTGGGATGGATGGACAGTGCAACAGGTGGCAGCCGGCTGCCTATAAAAGCTGCAAGGTATGTGTCAGTAAATCACAGAAGTGACCCAACTGCAAAGGGTTCCGGAGTGCAGACATGTGGTTCTTAAAGCTCCAGCTATTGATCTTACTAAGTGCAGGTGAGTTTCAAAAAAATCCTTAAGCTTAAAACCATTTTCTAAGCattatattttcaggattGCTAGCCATCCAAGCAGCTCCTGCTGAAGTAACTGATGAAGTTACACATCCTCCTGCCGAGCAGCTACAGACAGAGTCTCGATCTCGCAAGGACGATGTCCTGGACGTCGAGGATGACCTGGATGGACGCAGTGCCTATGTCAATAACCAGTTTGTGCCAAGCGAACCGGTGGAAGTGGTGGACGATGAGCAGAATGCACCGCTCTATGAGATTCTTCAGAAGCAGATGGAACAGGTCCTGGCCTCCACTGGTCCCAACGATCCAATCTACGAGCAGCGCGAAAAACAGGAGCGTCGCGATCAGCAGCAGCCACCCCACCAGCCTCCGCTTTTTTCCGGAGGAAATCGGGGAGAAAACGATCTGCAGGACGACTACGATGACGAGGAGGATCAAACAGACCAGGGATATCCGGAGGACCCGGAGAAACCAGACGCAGTGCCATCTTCTGAGGAGGAGGATCAGCCAGAGTCTGGTTACCAGGCACCACAGCTGAGCAAACCCACCAGTACCACTCGTAGGCCCAGCAAAAGACTTACCACGTCTCATCCAAGAACCTCGAGGCCAAAGTCCTCCGTTTCGTCCAGGACTACTGCTGTTCCGTTGAACCAAACCAGCACCACTGAGGCATCAATAACGAGCagtaccaccaccacccaccgccCGAAGACCACCACGACTACCAGGCCCAACAGCCTGCCCCATGATCCTCAGGTGTACCAGCACAAGCGGCGCATCATCTTCAAGACCATTTCCACGGGCTCCCAGTTTGTAAACTCGCCCATTGGTGACCTCATGATCAAGTTCTCCATCGGTTTCGCCAAGCCAAGCACTAGCACTCCGGGAGCAGTGCCTAATCCCTCAAACGAGGCACTTCGGGCTCTATccaataatattttaagaaatctGGAACTTCAGAAGCTAAAGCGAGCCAATAAACTGCAAAAGGAATAAATggaaaattgtataaaatatttttgtttatttttgcgaGGTACAAAcgtatattttcaaaatattttgtggttTGTAATGAAAATTTCTACAAAATGCAACCGAATATCGATGGGTACTTGGAAATATTTTCGCATTTATGGAAAAATCACCAAAACTTTCGACCTATTTTTAGAATTGATAtttagtttattatttttggagaAATCAAAGCACCACTATTTGAAATCTGCAATTCATACTTTCCGTGCAGTAGCCATTTTTCAtctaaagaaaaataataaagtagCTTTAACGATATATGTATGATGTCAACATGCGGGGTCGTTTAATGGAATTCTTAATCTATAAACTAAATGGACAGTCGTTAAGGCTTTTATGTATAGATATGAGTTTTAGCATTCCGAGCCAATCTGTGCCATATTATAAATATGTTCTTTTCGAGTCTTTTAGTATGTTAGTTCGCTTGGCGTTGTGGAAgctttacaaaaatatatatgtactcCTATTCCGAGACTCTAGGAGCTAGAGCATAACAGTCAACGAGATAACATCAGCGCACAGGCCAGAATTTCTGGGCTAAAAGGGGAATGGTGACGCCGGTGACGATGCTGGATATTAGGTTCACACTATGGTTGTCCAGGATTCGTAATCCGCTGATGTGCCGCACGCCCTTTCTAGGTGCATCCACAATCTTTCCGTCAGCATTAATGCCCGAAAACTGCAGCAGGCCGCCTAAGAATGAATCGAGAAGCGATCCAAAGAGCCCGGCAATGCCGCCGAATAGGATAATGGGCCATTGTGGTGGGCTCACCAGTAGCATCTTCGACTCTACCGTGTAACGAACGGTGACAAAGTAACCGAAGCCAACAAGTAATCCGCCTAGAAGGCTCACCACGATCCCAGGCAATGAGACGCCACCATTGGTTCCGCGTGGCACTCTTCTCCATGTAATGATAGACACGGGATCTCGTCGAGAGAGAACACTTCCCAGCTCGCTGGACCAGGTGTCACCGTTGCAGCAGGCAAAAGCGCTCATCACAGCCACACCCAGCCAACTCGACCTATATTCCCGAGCAAAGTCAATGGCTCTCTCACCACTGCCGCAGTCGAGGAGGTAAAGAAGTGCCAGTTGGGCGGCCATGCCACCGTTACACAGCACCTGGACCCAGTTACGCTGGCCTTCGCCCTCGCGGAAGTCACTTTCAAAGCGCCGCTTCATGTTCGACCGGAACTTGGTGGCTCGGGAAGAGCTGAAGAAGAACACCACCAGGCTGGCGAAGAACGGATGACTGGCCACAGACAGGATGAAAGCAACCAAAATGCCGAGAGCTGCACCGGATCGGTTTACGGAGCCTCTCTTCAAAGCCACGGTCATCAGGGCAAGTGGAGAAAGTATGGAGAAGAGCCATCGCGCCGGAGAAATCACCCGCGACTCTGTGGGGCAATTAGATAACCTTTAGCTGGAATACACCTGGACATTAATTGGATTTTGATCTCACCTTCGAACTCGCCGCTCCAGAATTTTGATAACGCCACGTTTCCCAGCCACATGAACAGCGAGAGGGGCACGGAGAGGCCGCAGAAGAGTATGGGCATCCAGTCCCGCATTGTAATTTGGTTCTCCGGTCTCTGGTTGGGAATGCAATCTGTTGTTTAATGCCCTCCAGCGGGCACTTTCACCGCTggcatttgtttattttattatgtgCGCAACCTAGTGATGGCCCTGCCGGCGTATAAGGTTTCCTACGTCTATCGGTTAAAATCCATCACTAACTTTTTGACATTTTACAGCCCTAAAATATTGCCAAcctatttttggtttttgttttacagGACTTTGGCGGAAAATTCATACATTTTTGTCATATATGTATgtcataaattatatttatagaaggtaaaaatatttaaaaggcGCTTAACTATTACAAAGTGTAAATGCCCTCCAAACGCCGCACTCGCTCGTCTAGTAACTTTAGCATCTCACTCATCTCCTCCAGTTGGGCCTCGCAAGAGCAGGTTTCCGAGGCGGATTCAAGGGACACGTCCACCACCTGTGGAAGGTTCATCAAGTTATGTGCGGCAAGGCTACTCAGGTATTGTTTTTGTGTTGGTTAAAATAGGCGCGGACTGGCGCTTCGAGGATTGAGGTCCAGTTCCTGGGCGGTTGGTGTCATGTGTCTGCTGTCAAGCACCTGGAAATCCTCGTCCAAGGTCTGGTAGGCCAAAGATTGGCGTGGATCAATGCGGATACTCAGGTCATTGGACTTGGCGTCGCTAACATTGCTCTGCTTGGACGAAGATGCGGTACTGGTGTCGCAGCCCGACGAAGCCAAGGCAGCCTTCGTCTCGAATTGGGATGCGTCGTAGGTGTGCAAGTTGGACTGCCACACCAGCAGCTGCAGGAGTAGATGATGATAAAAATTACCTCATATTAGGCGGCCCAAAGGCTAAAAGTTCAACACTCACCTGTCTATCGTTCCCAGCTGTGGCAAATTGTGCACCATCCTTTGTAAAAGCTACCGCATTTATTGCGTCAGTGTGTCCGGTAAGCGTATAAATTGGTCGGCCCTCCAACAAATCCAGAATGCGGATGGTGTGGTCATCACTGCCCGACAGTAAAAAGTGTCCGCCCGGATGGAAGGCCACATCGTTCACAGGCGCCGAGTGCACCACGTACAGTTGCAGTAGCTGGCTGGCGCTAACGTCAAAGATTTTGATGCGGTTACAGCCGAGGGCCACGGCCACCATGTTGCCCCACGGGTGCCAAGCAACTTGCCGAGGTGCCGCCCTCTCCTCTGTGAATGTGCGGACGCACTCGCCACTCCCCACGTCGTAGATGCGGAGTGATTTGTCGTCGCTGACAGTGGCTACCAACTTTCCGTTGGGGCTGAACTTTGCGGAGCGCACCCAATTGCACTGCTGGGCGAAGGAGGCGATGAACTGACGCCTGGCCACACGCCATAGTTTGGCGCTTTTATCGTCGGAAGCGGTCAGCAGCTGGTGACCCGTCGGATCGAAATCCACACTGCGCACTGGCTTGCTGTGAGCCACAAACTCTCCGGAGACGCCACGCACTTTAGGCTCCCATATCTTCACAGTTCGATCATGGCCAGCAGAGGCTATCAAGTTGCCCTTTGGAGACCAGGCCACCCCGTTCACCGCACCGGTGTGTGATGCAAAGCGGATGCAGCGAGCCGCCTGCTTCAGGTTCCACAGGATCACGGATGAATCCGTTGAAGAAGTCGCTATCTGACTCCCGTCCGGGCTAAAGCGAAGTTGTGTGATACCGCCCGAGTGTCCCGTGAAGTGGCGCTCCAACGCCGGGTCGCTGAAAAGGCCTTGCATGTCGGTCCTCATTGCTTtgccaaataaaatttaatttttcacaCAAAACTGGTTGAATTTGCCGCTGGagtttgaaaattgaaattgcgTCGCCAAGCCAACCCTGCAGTGTGACCGAAGCACGAAACGATTACGCCCGATTGGCATGCATTACTAAATTCGGTCGATAATCAGTCGATCAAAATTAACGACAGAGAAAATCTCGTTCCAATTTTTTGTTAGCCTATTTTTTCAATGCTATATGTactttgaaataaataatatatatcaataataataatatttttagtcCGCCAGTTGTCCAACACTAAAAACGGCTTTGATTGCAAATCAGCTGGTAGCTGCAATATCGATTTATTTTAGtattgttttatttgaattattaACTACCACCACTAAAGTTTCTGAGATCACTTCACGTATAAGAGCAAATTGCGTGGCAAATTACTTGTGTTTATATATACACCGACGTCAGAGCGCTGCTCCGATCAAATAAAGTGCCATAATTGTGTAATaactaattatatttattttattcttcaCCATGCGAAGACAATGGCTCGGGGTACTGGGACAACTTGGCAGACACAGCCAAACATTCGTAACGACTGCTTCAAGGAGAACACCATTTGCATACGACCTGCATTTGAAGTCCGGCGCCTTCACATGCCGAAGCTATTCCAAAGTCAATACTCCTCACCTCAGCTCGGAGCGGGCCACGGAACTGCTTGGCAACCTGGATGATGAGGAGCTGAAAAATCTGCGCGGTGCCTTGGGAAAATTAGATTCTGACAAGGAGAAGAAACATTTTGAAAGCCAGCTGGCCGTTGGCAGTTGGCGTACTCGGTTTGGACGCCTCTCGAACAAGCCTACCTTGGGCCAGGTGGATCCATCCGGCACCTTTTGTGCCGTCCCAGACGACTGGATGCGCAAAAAACTGTTGGAAACGGCACCCTCCCCTACATTTGGACAATTGTCCAGCATTTTATTCGTAAATGCTGTGCCCTTCATAGCCTTCGGATTCCTAGACAACTTCATCATGATAACGGCAGGAGAATccattgaattttatttaggccactttgttgttttgtcCACAATGGCAGCCGCCGGTCTGGGCAACACCATCAGTGATGTAATAGGAATAATGACCGCGACCTATGTCGAGAGCGGATGTGAAATATTAGGCCTAAAACCGCCTAAGCTAACGCCCGCCCAATTCGAGTTGAAGTCTACTAAACGAGCCGCCAGTTATGGACGCGTTATAGGAATCACTCTCGGCTGTCTTCTGGGCATGTGCCCGTTGTGGTTTACGGACGAAAAAAAGGAGAATGAGGACTCTGATAGTACTGTGGCTGTGACTGTTACTGATTGAAGTGCCTTAGCGTAGTAACGCGATCCAGGGTATTGGTCTACAGGAATATGGATAAGGAAAATTGCAAGCCTACAGggacaaaaaataaaggataAATCGAAAGTAATGACGCGGAAAAGTACTTAGCTGAATGCGTTTGGGCAAGTCAGGATATCGTGCGCCTGCGATGAACAACAAAAAGGATGCTGCCAACTAATCAGGACTTAAAGTTGAAGGAAATCCTTGCAAAGGAATTCAGGGAATCCCGGTACCCCCAAcgggaatatttttttcaattccGTTCAGAGGCTAAAAATAGAGTCGAACGAGTCTGACCTATCTCAATGCTGTGCAAATCGCTTAACAATAGATCAGTATTCAATTAACAAGTGTTCCATTATTTTTACTTAGTTATTTTTACACCACTTGAATATTCTCTGTTGAAACTTATACCTTAAATCACATCTAAGACTCACAATTGACCAAAATTTTAAACTTTGTAAAGGACTACTAATAACTTGAGCTTTGTCGCTTCCGGTTCCCGGTTGGCACACAGCCCTAGATTTTTAACTGTATATACCGCATAGCctgattaaattattttaaaataaatgttaaataaataaaacgaaaaattGTCGAGAATTTGAATTTATTCTtcattaatctgcatcaaaacttcaaaaattcctgggggatccccatcaaaaattattaaaatgccAGGAGGGCCTTTATGAGCCTcttcgaaggctatatcttgacTAATAatgatccgattcttgagcgggataccttaaacgatttgtggatcgattctccgtaaatctgcatcaaaatctgaaagaaaaatattttttagattttttgtaaaaattcctgggggatccccttcaaaaattataaaagtgcATGGAGGGCCATTATAagccactgcgaaggctatatcttggctaATAATGATCTGATTCATGAgtgggataccttaaacgattaaAAGATCTATTTTCCGATCGATAGAAAACTATTTAGGTTTTCTCTCAATTTGTATCGCTTGCTGTGTTTGAAAGATTCACtccaataatattttttaaaaagctataccataaaaaatacttttaattCATGACAGACTTGCAGTTCGGCAAACATGATCAATAGAATGATTCATAATCTATCTGAGATCATGTTTAATTCGTTGGAATGCAACGAATTTTACACATTTGTTCTTTTAGCGCCCCAACGGTGACGTTTTCAAGTCGatgtaaatatgtatatatgtagaATGTATATTTACAGTAACGGTTACATGTGTAGATagaatgtataaaaaaattttaaaaatagtttttaaaaacaGAGACAGCGGTTTCATGATTCTCCATGATTCGGAAATTTGGTGGTAAAAAATgcagaattttttttgtaaatcgCGGGCTAGCTCTTGATCCTTACCGCCTGATCCTCTGTTGGCCAGGAGGAGCACATAATCGTTGGAAGTAGTACCACCATCTAGGATCTTGGCTATCTAGGATCTTGGGTAGGAGGAATTGGTCCAGGATGACCAAATCGCCACTGAACATTATTTCCGCATCCTTTTTGGCAAGGCACTCGTAATATCCTTCTTTCTGCCATCGAACTCCTTGATGGTTCATTCAACCTTCTGTTTGGTGCTGTGTCCCTCTAATGATCCTTTTTTCTgacttttttttggccaagttcATTGCCTCTCTCGGCTGCTATCTCTATCGACTAATTATGCGTTCTCCAGAGTGCCGGGCAAACGACCCTAGAAGCCGTTCTGGCCAAAGGCTGACATCAAATTAAACAACGAAAAGTGACAGGAGTGCAACTGTGAAAGTGCAGCAGAAACGGCAAATGGCAAAAAGCCTAACAAACAAGGGCTACAAACAAAAGCCACCGACGAACATTGAACTCTAACTTTGGGAAATTATTGTGACAAGCACACGATTTCCACCTGTGGCTATGCACCTCTCGCTCGTGCCCCGTGCCTCATGCCCCATGCCTCGTAACTCGTAACTGTTCTTTGCCAAAATGCAGTTATGCCCGAAGCTTGGTAGTTGGGACTGGACTTTTAGCAACCCCTGGCCGTGTTTATAACTCTCCAGATCGCATAGACAAAAGGTCGTTGTCGTTCCTCAGAGGGGGAACCCAAAGGATTCCGTTCGCTCGGTTAAGTTCAACAAACTGTTTTATCAAAAAACTGTTGCACTTTCAAATAAACTAAGCTAATTTGCCCAAGGACCAAAAGGACTAAGTGGAGACGACCACAAGCTGATCAAAAATCCTTGGTGATACGAAAGTGGTTGATATTTTTATGAGAATAATAAAgacacttttttaaataaatatgttaTATAATATGACTTAAGTTTACAAGAGGAGAAAGTTAAGGCTCAGACATTAGGTGTTgatctttaatattttttttaaatatttgaaaaccTTTCTTATATGCAAAGTAGCCTTTGGAAAGGTATCTATAAAGCCGCTCTGTTAAGGGTCCTGGATGCATGGCATGTGGCTTGCGCCACAAACGAGCCCAAGAACCAGGATTGCCGAGAAGACCCCAAAGGCACCGACCAATCAAGCTTCGGACCCTCGTGCCGCATCGTGGTCCCTGCCGCTTGGCTCGTGTCATCTgttgaattataaaatatggCAAGGAATTAATTTGGCCAGCCCCTGTAGGCCGGCAGAATCTggcacagcagcagcagcagccaacaAAGAGGGAGTTGCAGGACCAGTGGAGCGGCAGGATAACGATCCGAACCGATCCGAATCATCTACCGCTATCTGCCGAGCACCTGTCGCCCAAAATTCGAATACGAATACAAATTCGAATCTGGACTCGAATCCCGGTCCCAGTctgaaaaaaaccaaaacgaaaGGTGCGCTTAAATTCTTATAATGACTTGACTCGCTCGCGTCTTCAACCTGCTGATCCTTGCCCCGCCACCAGGAGCGTGCAACCTGCCCCTAATGTTGCATCTTCGGCCG of the Drosophila ananassae strain 14024-0371.13 chromosome 2R, ASM1763931v2, whole genome shotgun sequence genome contains:
- the LOC6506677 gene encoding uncharacterized protein LOC6506677; this encodes MWFLKLQLLILLSAGLLAIQAAPAEVTDEVTHPPAEQLQTESRSRKDDVLDVEDDLDGRSAYVNNQFVPSEPVEVVDDEQNAPLYEILQKQMEQVLASTGPNDPIYEQREKQERRDQQQPPHQPPLFSGGNRGENDLQDDYDDEEDQTDQGYPEDPEKPDAVPSSEEEDQPESGYQAPQLSKPTSTTRRPSKRLTTSHPRTSRPKSSVSSRTTAVPLNQTSTTEASITSSTTTTHRPKTTTTTRPNSLPHDPQVYQHKRRIIFKTISTGSQFVNSPIGDLMIKFSIGFAKPSTSTPGAVPNPSNEALRALSNNILRNLELQKLKRANKLQKE
- the LOC6493283 gene encoding transmembrane protein 19 — protein: MRDWMPILFCGLSVPLSLFMWLGNVALSKFWSGEFEESRVISPARWLFSILSPLALMTVALKRGSVNRSGAALGILVAFILSVASHPFFASLVVFFFSSSRATKFRSNMKRRFESDFREGEGQRNWVQVLCNGGMAAQLALLYLLDCGSGERAIDFAREYRSSWLGVAVMSAFACCNGDTWSSELGSVLSRRDPVSIITWRRVPRGTNGGVSLPGIVVSLLGGLLVGFGYFVTVRYTVESKMLLVSPPQWPIILFGGIAGLFGSLLDSFLGGLLQFSGINADGKIVDAPRKGVRHISGLRILDNHSVNLISSIVTGVTIPLLAQKFWPVR
- the LOC6493282 gene encoding POC1 centriolar protein homolog; this encodes MRTDMQGLFSDPALERHFTGHSGGITQLRFSPDGSQIATSSTDSSVILWNLKQAARCIRFASHTGAVNGVAWSPKGNLIASAGHDRTVKIWEPKVRGVSGEFVAHSKPVRSVDFDPTGHQLLTASDDKSAKLWRVARRQFIASFAQQCNWVRSAKFSPNGKLVATVSDDKSLRIYDVGSGECVRTFTEERAAPRQVAWHPWGNMVAVALGCNRIKIFDVSASQLLQLYVVHSAPVNDVAFHPGGHFLLSGSDDHTIRILDLLEGRPIYTLTGHTDAINAVAFTKDGAQFATAGNDRQLLVWQSNLHTYDASQFETKAALASSGCDTSTASSSKQSNVSDAKSNDLSIRIDPRQSLAYQTLDEDFQVLDSRHMTPTAQELDLNPRSASPRLF
- the LOC6506678 gene encoding uncharacterized protein LOC6506678 — its product is MRRQWLGVLGQLGRHSQTFVTTASRRTPFAYDLHLKSGAFTCRSYSKVNTPHLSSERATELLGNLDDEELKNLRGALGKLDSDKEKKHFESQLAVGSWRTRFGRLSNKPTLGQVDPSGTFCAVPDDWMRKKLLETAPSPTFGQLSSILFVNAVPFIAFGFLDNFIMITAGESIEFYLGHFVVLSTMAAAGLGNTISDVIGIMTATYVESGCEILGLKPPKLTPAQFELKSTKRAASYGRVIGITLGCLLGMCPLWFTDEKKENEDSDSTVAVTVTD